GCTGGCGGTGGGCGCTACGGTCTGGTTGCTGCGCAGCAAGCTGGCGCCGCTGGGCGATCTGGTGCGCCAGGCTGAAGCCTTGGGTGCGGGGGACTTGAGTGCACGCCTGAACGTTTCCAGTCACGACGAAATCGGCCAACTGGCGCGCGCCTTCAACCAGATGGGTGAAGCGCTGTCGACCATGGTGTCGCATATCCGCAAGGCCGCAGAAGAAGTTAATGGCCGTGCACAGGCGCTGTCCGGTTTGTCCGGCGGCGCCTATGAAGGCATGGAGCAGCAGTCCGGCGAAATCACCAGCATGGCCGGCGCGGTGGAAGAGTTCAGTGCGACGTCGCTGAACATTGCCGACAACATGGGCAACACCGAACGCCTGGCTCAGGAGAACGCCCAGCAAACCCGCATCGGTCGCAACTCGATGCAGGAGGCCTCATCTTCGCTGGAGCATATCGCCACGGCGTTGAACAGCACCGCCACAGTGATCAACACCCTGGGCCAGCGCTCCCAGGAAATCGGTGGGATCGTCGGCGTGATCACGGCCATCGCCGAACAGACCAACCTGCTGGCGCTCAACGCAGCCATCGAGGCGGCACGTGCTGGTGAACAGGGGCGTGGTTTCGCCGTGGTGGCGGACGAAGTGCGCAACCTGGCTTCGCGTACCCGCGAAGCCACCGACGAAATTTCCGCAATGATTCAAAGCATCCAGAAGGAAACCGGTAACGCCATCAGCACCATGGAGCAGGGCAAGGTGCTGATGCAGGAAGGCCTGTCGCGCAATGCCGATGTGGCCTCGGCCCTGGCGCGAATCGACGAGCAAAGCCGCTCGGCCGGCCAGCAGTTCGCCGCAATTACCACCGCCACCCAGGAGCAGAGCAGCACCGCAACGCTGCTCAGCAGTAATCTGCAGAGCATTGCGCTGGCCAACAGCGAACAACGCGAAGTGGTGTCGAACCTGGCGATCACCGCCAAGGAGCTGGAGACCCTGGCGTCGGGCTTGCGGCATGAGGTGGACCGCTTCCGCTGAAGCGCTGGCGGGTAAAAACGAGGTTCAAGTGACCGCCGCAGGGCGGTATTGCAGTGCCTCCTGCAGATGCTCGCGAGTGATCGCCTCTGCCTGCTCCAGGTCGGCCAAGGTACGGGCGACCTTGAGCAGCCGGTGAGCCGCGCGCAAGGACAGTGTCAGCCGCTCGCAGGCATGTTCCAGCCAGCTTTCATCGGCCTTCGCCAGCCTGCAATGCTCACGCAGCCCTGGCAGATCCAGAAACGCGTTGGCGCAGCCCTGGCGTTTTTCCTGCCGTTCTCGAGCGTCGGCAACCTGTGCGGCCGCCGTCGCGGTGTTATCGCCGGGCGCTTGGGTGGGGTTCAGCGCCGTGGTTTCACGCGCGACCGTCAGGTGCAGATCGATCCGGTCCAGCAGCGGCCCGGACAGTTTGTTGCGATAGCGCTGGATCTGCTCCGGCGTACAGCGACAACGGCCGGTAGGATCGCCCAGATACCCACAGGGGCAGGGATTCATCGCTGCGACCAGTTGAAAGCGCGCCGGGAAGCTCACTCGGTCGCGCGCGCGGGAAATCACGATATGCCCTGACTCCAGCGGCTCACGCAAAACCTCCAGCACCTTGCGATCAAATTCCGGCAGTTCATCCAGAAACAACACGCCGTGATGCGCCAGGGTAATTTCCCCCGGCTGGGGTTTTGAGCCGCCGCCCACCAAGGCCGGCCCGGAGGCTGAGTGGTGCGGTTGGCGAAACGGTCGATGGGGCCAGTGGCTCAACGGCGCCAGGCTGACCACCGACTGGATCGCAGCGACTTCCAAGGCTTCCTGCTCACTCAGGGGCGGCAGCAGGCCGGGCAGGCGGCTGGCGAGCAAGGTCTTGCCGGTGCCCGGCGGGCCGCTCAGCAGCAGGTTGTGTGCGCCGGCCGCGGCGATCAGCAATGCCCGCTTGGCCGTCATCTGGCCCTGCACTTCGCTCAGGTCCGGGTACGGTTTGCTCAGGTACAGCAAACCGTCGGATGTGTAGGGCTCAATCGGCACGTGCCCATTGAGGTGCGCCACGACCTGCAGCAAGTGATCCACTGCAATCACTTTCAAGCCCGATGCCAGGCATGCTTCCTCCGCATTCGCGCGCGGCACTATCACAGTGCGCCCGGCCTTGCGCGCAGCCAGCGCCGCCGGCAACACGCCTTTGACGGCGCGTACCTCGCCGGACAGCGCCAATTCGCCCAGGCATTCCACGTCGTCGAGCATCAACGTCGGCACCTGCACACTCGCGGCCAGGATGCCTAGGGCAATCGCCAGATCAAAACGCCCGCCATCCTTGGGCAGGTCGGCGGGCGCGAGGTTGAGGGTGATGCGACGGGCCGGGTATTGCAGCGCGGAGTTGAGAATGGCGCTGCGCACGCGGTCCTTGCTTTCTTTGACTGCGGTTTCGGGCAAGCCCACCAGCGTCAGGGACGGCAGGCCGTTGGCCATGTGCACTTCGACGGTGACGGCGGGGGCTTCGACACCGATTTGGGCGCGGCTGTGGACGATGGCCAGTGACATGCTCGTTCCTTGAAAAATGAGGGCCGCTTCCTGCGGTTTTTCAAGGGTAGACGAGGCAAGTCAGCGCGGGGTGGGGAGGTTTTACAGAACGTATCTTGGGCGTGGCGACGTGAGCCTGCTCGCGAAGATCTGCGCGAACAAGCTCGCTTGTGCAAAGGAGTGTGGGTTATTTCTGGTCAGGCGTCAGCCGCGCTTCCAGCTCCGCCACCTTCGCCTCCAGGCTCTCCAGCCGTGCCCGCGTGCGGGCGAGCACGACCATCTGGCTGTCGAATTCTTCACGGCTGACCAGGTCGAGCTTGCTGAAACCGCTTTGCAGCAAGGCCTTGAACTGGCTTTCGATTTCATTGCGGGGCAGCGGAGTTTCGCCGCTGAACAGGCGAGAGGCGTGGCCGCTCAGGGCATCGAGGAAATCTTTGGGCGCGAGCATGGGAAATATTCCGGAAAACAGTTGGCGGGCAGTGTATCACGCACCGTCTATAGTCTTTTTCACGGCCTTGGGCGCACGCTTTTCGCGCAGGGCTCCGGCGGGCTGCGCACCGTTTTTGTGCGCATCAGGCTCGCCACATCGCCCCGCAGGTGGGCATAAGTGAGCAAAGGATTGATTTCAGTGAGTTTCACGGAGCTGGCAAGGTTTCTGCTTAGACGATCATGACCCATGCACTGATGCAGTCGCTGTGACGAATGCAGTGCGCCGATGGATCAGGGGTACAGGTTTGTCACCAGTGGTTAGCTGGCGTCGCAACGGCATGCCGAGGCGACGACGCGTTACAAAGCCAGGCACTGCGCTTAGACTTGAGACGGGTTTGTTTTCCTGGGGCAAGTCCACCAATTCGGGAGAGAGTTTTCATGAAGCTAGTCACTGCCATCATCAAGCCGTTCAAGTTGGACGATGTACGCGAGTCGTTGTCCGAGATCGGCGTGCAGGGCATTACCGTTACTGAGGTCAAAGGCTTCGGTCGGCAGAAGGGTCACACCGAGCTGTATCGCGGCGCGGAATATGTAGTGGATTTCCTGCCGAAGGTGAAGATTGATGTCGCCATTGACGACAAGGATCTTGACCGGGTTATCGAGGCGATAACCAAGGCTGCCAACACCGGCAAGATCGGTGACGGCAAGATCTTTGTGGTCAATCTGGAACAGGCTATTCGCATCCGTACCGGCGAAACCGATACCGACGCAATCTAAGCCGCCAAACCCCAACGCCCCAGGAGAAAACAATATGACTCTGCGTAAATTCGCAGGGCTCGGAGCCCTGTTGTCCATCGTAATGCCAAGCCTGGCCATGGCGGCAGACGAAGTGGCTGCTCCAGTCCTCAACTCCGGCGACACGGCGTGGATGCTCACATCCACCGCGCTGGTGCTGTTCATGACCATCCCTGGCCTGGCGCTGTTCTACGGCGGCATGGTTCGCTCCAAAAATATTCTTTCGGTGATGATGCAGTGCTTCGCCATCACTGGCCTGATCAGCATCCTGTGGGTTATCTACGGTTACAGCATCGCGTTCGATACCACCGGTATGGAACAGGGCGTGGTCAACTTCAATTCCTTCGTCGGCGGCATGGGCAAGGCGTTCCTGGCCGGTGTCACCCCAGCCAGCATTACCGGCCCGGCGGCACTGTTCCCTGAGGCGGTGTTCATCACCTTCCAGATGACCTTCGCGATCATCACACCGGCGCTGATCGTCGGCGCGTTTGCTGAGCGTATGAAGTTCTCCGCCATGCTGATCTTCATGGCCATCTGGTTCACTCTGGTCTACGCACCGATCGCACACATGGTGTGGAGCGGCAACGGCGGCCTGCT
The sequence above is drawn from the Pseudomonas quebecensis genome and encodes:
- a CDS encoding methyl-accepting chemotaxis protein — protein: MAGAVEEFSATSLNIADNMGNTERLAQENAQQTRIGRNSMQEASSSLEHIATALNSTATVINTLGQRSQEIGGIVGVITAIAEQTNLLALNAAIEAARAGEQGRGFAVVADEVRNLASRTREATDEISAMIQSIQKETGNAISTMEQGKVLMQEGLSRNADVASALARIDEQSRSAGQQFAAITTATQEQSSTATLLSSNLQSIALANSEQREVVSNLAITAKELETLASGLRHEVDRFR
- a CDS encoding YifB family Mg chelatase-like AAA ATPase gives rise to the protein MSLAIVHSRAQIGVEAPAVTVEVHMANGLPSLTLVGLPETAVKESKDRVRSAILNSALQYPARRITLNLAPADLPKDGGRFDLAIALGILAASVQVPTLMLDDVECLGELALSGEVRAVKGVLPAALAARKAGRTVIVPRANAEEACLASGLKVIAVDHLLQVVAHLNGHVPIEPYTSDGLLYLSKPYPDLSEVQGQMTAKRALLIAAAGAHNLLLSGPPGTGKTLLASRLPGLLPPLSEQEALEVAAIQSVVSLAPLSHWPHRPFRQPHHSASGPALVGGGSKPQPGEITLAHHGVLFLDELPEFDRKVLEVLREPLESGHIVISRARDRVSFPARFQLVAAMNPCPCGYLGDPTGRCRCTPEQIQRYRNKLSGPLLDRIDLHLTVARETTALNPTQAPGDNTATAAAQVADARERQEKRQGCANAFLDLPGLREHCRLAKADESWLEHACERLTLSLRAAHRLLKVARTLADLEQAEAITREHLQEALQYRPAAVT
- a CDS encoding accessory factor UbiK family protein gives rise to the protein MLAPKDFLDALSGHASRLFSGETPLPRNEIESQFKALLQSGFSKLDLVSREEFDSQMVVLARTRARLESLEAKVAELEARLTPDQK
- the glnK gene encoding P-II family nitrogen regulator, whose product is MKLVTAIIKPFKLDDVRESLSEIGVQGITVTEVKGFGRQKGHTELYRGAEYVVDFLPKVKIDVAIDDKDLDRVIEAITKAANTGKIGDGKIFVVNLEQAIRIRTGETDTDAI